TCTGGCAATGAGATACGAAACAAAGAGCACGTTAATTACAACGAATCTCGTGTTCTCAGAATGGATAAAGATTTTCCATGACAAAGCCCTTACCATGGCATTGTTAGACAGAATTACGCACAACGCTTTGATTCTCAATATGTCTGGAAGAAGTTACCGAAGAAGAGATGTTTTGAATACCTGAGGTGGGTAGCGGGTCATTTCCTTATGGCCCTCCCGGGTCAAAAACCTATTGACTTTATACACCTCCAGTAAATAAAACGGGAGTTTTTCACTCCCGTTTTATTTAAGATATCAGATGATTATTCTTTCGATTTGT
This window of the Kosmotoga arenicorallina S304 genome carries:
- a CDS encoding ATP-binding protein, which produces LAMRYETKSTLITTNLVFSEWIKIFHDKALTMALLDRITHNALILNMSGRSYRRRDVLNT